A stretch of the Clavibacter sp. B3I6 genome encodes the following:
- a CDS encoding alpha-1,4-glucan--maltose-1-phosphate maltosyltransferase encodes MPVIGRIPILSLTPQIEDDLWPAKSFVHDVVPFGATVFREGHDLIGADVELTDPSGAVTSHRMALDLTKPGLDRWTTAVQLETQGVWTWRVSAWSDDFGTWLHNAEIKVPAGLDVDVMLALGAEVLERAAADDARGDDDRSVLRAALAGLADTAGTAEERLAAATSPEVLAAIERVPVRSLVTPSPERTIVVERERAAVGSWYEFFPRSEGAVEHEDGSWTSGTFATAARRLPAIRDMGFDVVYIPPVHPIGRTNRKGPNNTLTAGPHDPGSPYGIGSEDGGHDSVHPELGTVADFREFVRAVADHGMELAIDIALQASPDHPWVTTHPELFTTLPDGSIAFAENPPKKYQDIYPLNFDNDPEGSYREMLRVMRVWLGLGVKIFRVDNPHTKPLVFWERLIRQVMRDEPDAIFLSEAFTRPAMMRTLAKIGFQQSYTYFTWRNTKKELEEYLTEVSHETSDYLRPNFFANTHDILTPYLQFGGRAAYRIRAAIAATASPSWGIYSGYELIENVARPGAEENIDNEKYEYKPRDWARQEELGGSIAPEITRLNEIRRQHPALRQLRNLDVHWSDDDSILVYSKHLAAEHTGTGEADTILVVANVDPHSARETQVYIDPTRFGLAEDAVFEVEDLLTGDVYTWSTSNFVRLDAFTHPVHVFRVHPTASKG; translated from the coding sequence CTGCCCGTCATCGGCCGCATCCCGATCCTGTCGCTCACCCCGCAGATCGAGGACGACCTCTGGCCCGCCAAGAGCTTCGTCCACGACGTCGTGCCCTTCGGCGCCACCGTCTTCCGCGAGGGCCACGACCTCATCGGCGCCGACGTCGAGCTGACCGACCCGTCGGGCGCCGTCACGTCGCACCGCATGGCGCTCGACCTGACGAAGCCCGGCCTCGACCGCTGGACCACCGCGGTCCAGCTCGAGACGCAGGGCGTCTGGACCTGGCGCGTCAGCGCGTGGTCCGACGACTTCGGCACGTGGCTGCACAACGCCGAGATCAAGGTCCCCGCGGGCCTCGACGTCGACGTGATGCTGGCCCTCGGCGCCGAGGTGCTCGAGCGCGCCGCCGCCGACGACGCCCGCGGCGACGACGACCGGAGCGTGCTCCGCGCGGCCCTCGCGGGCCTCGCCGACACCGCCGGCACCGCCGAGGAGCGCCTCGCCGCCGCCACCTCCCCCGAGGTGCTCGCCGCGATCGAGCGCGTGCCCGTCCGCAGCCTGGTGACCCCCTCGCCCGAGCGCACCATCGTCGTCGAGCGCGAGCGCGCGGCCGTCGGCTCCTGGTACGAGTTCTTCCCCCGCTCCGAGGGCGCCGTCGAGCACGAGGACGGCTCCTGGACGAGCGGCACGTTCGCCACCGCCGCCCGCCGCCTCCCCGCCATCCGCGACATGGGCTTCGACGTCGTCTACATCCCGCCGGTGCACCCGATCGGCCGCACCAACCGCAAGGGCCCGAACAACACGCTCACCGCGGGACCCCACGACCCGGGTTCGCCGTACGGCATCGGCTCCGAGGACGGCGGGCACGACTCCGTCCACCCCGAGCTCGGCACCGTCGCCGACTTCCGCGAGTTCGTCCGCGCGGTCGCCGACCACGGCATGGAGCTCGCGATCGACATCGCGCTGCAGGCCTCGCCCGACCACCCGTGGGTCACCACGCACCCGGAGCTCTTCACGACGCTCCCCGACGGGTCCATCGCCTTCGCCGAGAACCCGCCGAAGAAGTACCAGGACATCTACCCGCTGAACTTCGACAACGACCCCGAAGGCAGCTACCGGGAGATGCTCCGCGTCATGCGGGTGTGGCTCGGCCTCGGCGTCAAGATCTTCCGCGTCGACAACCCGCACACCAAGCCGCTCGTGTTCTGGGAGCGCCTCATCCGCCAGGTGATGCGCGACGAGCCCGACGCGATCTTCCTCAGCGAGGCGTTCACCCGCCCCGCGATGATGCGCACGCTCGCCAAGATCGGCTTCCAGCAGTCGTACACGTACTTCACCTGGCGGAACACGAAGAAGGAGCTCGAGGAGTACCTCACCGAGGTCAGCCACGAGACGAGCGACTACCTGCGCCCGAACTTCTTCGCGAACACGCACGACATCCTCACGCCCTACCTGCAGTTCGGCGGGCGGGCCGCGTACCGGATCCGGGCCGCCATCGCCGCGACCGCGTCGCCGTCGTGGGGCATCTACTCGGGCTACGAGCTGATCGAGAACGTCGCGCGCCCCGGCGCCGAGGAGAACATCGACAACGAGAAGTACGAGTACAAGCCGCGCGACTGGGCCCGCCAGGAGGAGCTCGGCGGATCCATCGCGCCGGAGATCACGCGCCTCAACGAGATCCGCCGCCAGCACCCCGCGCTCCGCCAGCTGCGGAACCTCGACGTGCACTGGAGCGACGACGACTCGATCCTCGTGTACTCCAAGCACCTCGCGGCCGAGCACACCGGCACGGGCGAGGCCGACACGATCCTCGTGGTCGCGAACGTCGACCCGCACTCCGCGCGCGAGACGCAGGTGTACATCGATCCCACGCGCTTCGGCCTCGCCGAGGACGCCGTGTTCGAGGTCGAGGACCTCCTCACGGGCGACGTCTACACCTGGTCCACCTCCAACTTCGTCCGGCTCGACGCGTTCACGCACCCCGTGCACGTGTTCCGGGTGCACCCGACCGCATCGAAGGGATGA
- the glgB gene encoding 1,4-alpha-glucan branching protein GlgB, whose amino-acid sequence MTDMTDTTPQQDPRDDIAADTRDGADVVVPPAAEARPEAGADVVVTPAGDPSPEADAPARSDDPVRLPEVADHDLRAVAEGVHSGPHAILGQHPVAIDGVSDDLVVVRALRPLADGVTVILSTGARVELAHLGHGVWQGAHVLGLQDYQVEARYGDGGTWTAEDPYRFLPTVGDLDLYLFGEGRHERLWDVLGAQHREHWGVARTYVGVSFAVWAPHARAVRVIGGFNGWYGVQHAMRRLDANGVWELFVPGVEPGVSYKFEILTQDGRWIEKADPMARMTEVPPATASRVETSDHTWDDGAWLEQRAARDPHDSPMSVYEMHLGSWRPGLGYREVAGELVAYLQELAYTHVEFLPLAEHPFGGSWGYQVSGYYAPTSRFGSPDDLKHLIDTLHQAGIGVIVDWVPAHFPKDVFALAQFDGQPLYEHTDPRRGEQQDWGTLVFDFGHSQVRNFLVANALYWFEEFHIDGLRVDAVASMLYLDYSREEGQWLPNVHGGRENLEAISFLQEVNATAYRTHPGIVMIAEESTSFPGVTRPTSEGGLGFGLKWNMGWMHDTLDYSAVDPMYRAYHHGQITFSMVYAYTENFLLPISHDEVVHGKGSLVGKMPGDHWQKLANVRAYLSFMWSHPGKQLLFMGQEFGQPSEWSEERGLDWWILDQPVHRALFDLVGALNRTYVDTPALWALDNDPAGFEWIDAGDAAQNVLAFLRRDREGNQVAVVHNFSGAPISGYRLGLPQAGVWEEILNTDAEQFGGSGVGNLGAVHAGDEGWHGRPASAELTLPPLAGLWLRLRQDPADLTPVEAPAHAAPDADESRVDGTPFGDATDAADVPVLPQSAEAQPPVEGLSATDDALASDDGTPRVPTV is encoded by the coding sequence ATGACGGACATGACCGACACCACCCCCCAGCAGGACCCCCGCGACGACATCGCCGCGGACACCCGGGACGGCGCCGACGTGGTCGTGCCGCCCGCCGCCGAGGCCCGCCCCGAGGCCGGCGCCGACGTCGTCGTGACCCCGGCCGGGGATCCGTCCCCGGAGGCCGACGCGCCCGCCCGCTCCGACGACCCCGTCCGCCTCCCCGAGGTGGCCGACCACGACCTGCGCGCCGTCGCCGAGGGCGTCCACTCGGGCCCGCACGCGATCCTCGGCCAGCACCCCGTCGCGATCGACGGCGTGAGCGACGACCTCGTCGTCGTCCGGGCGCTGCGCCCGCTCGCCGACGGCGTCACCGTGATCCTCTCCACCGGCGCCCGCGTCGAGCTCGCCCACCTCGGTCACGGCGTCTGGCAGGGCGCGCACGTGCTCGGCCTGCAGGACTACCAGGTGGAGGCGCGCTACGGCGACGGCGGCACCTGGACCGCCGAGGACCCCTACCGATTCCTCCCCACCGTCGGCGACCTCGACCTCTACCTCTTCGGCGAGGGCCGCCACGAGCGCCTGTGGGACGTCCTCGGCGCCCAGCACCGCGAGCACTGGGGCGTCGCGCGCACCTACGTGGGCGTCTCCTTCGCCGTGTGGGCGCCGCATGCGCGGGCCGTCCGCGTCATCGGCGGCTTCAACGGCTGGTACGGCGTGCAGCACGCGATGCGCCGCCTCGACGCGAACGGCGTCTGGGAGCTGTTCGTCCCGGGCGTCGAGCCCGGCGTCTCGTACAAGTTCGAGATCCTCACGCAGGACGGCCGCTGGATCGAGAAGGCGGACCCCATGGCCCGCATGACCGAGGTCCCGCCCGCGACCGCGTCGCGCGTCGAGACGAGCGACCACACGTGGGACGACGGCGCGTGGCTCGAGCAGCGCGCGGCCCGCGACCCGCACGACTCCCCCATGAGCGTCTACGAGATGCACCTGGGATCCTGGCGGCCCGGCCTCGGCTACCGCGAGGTCGCCGGCGAGCTCGTCGCCTACCTGCAGGAGCTGGCGTACACCCACGTCGAGTTCCTGCCGCTCGCCGAGCACCCCTTCGGCGGCTCGTGGGGCTACCAGGTGTCCGGCTACTACGCGCCCACCTCGCGCTTCGGCAGCCCGGACGACCTCAAGCACCTCATCGACACGCTGCACCAGGCCGGCATCGGCGTCATCGTCGACTGGGTCCCCGCCCACTTCCCCAAGGACGTGTTCGCGCTCGCGCAGTTCGACGGCCAGCCGCTCTACGAGCACACCGACCCGCGCCGCGGCGAGCAGCAGGACTGGGGCACCCTGGTCTTCGACTTCGGCCACTCGCAGGTCCGCAACTTCCTCGTCGCGAACGCCCTGTACTGGTTCGAGGAGTTCCACATCGACGGCCTCCGGGTCGACGCCGTGGCCTCGATGCTCTACCTCGACTACTCGCGCGAGGAGGGCCAGTGGCTGCCGAACGTCCACGGCGGCCGCGAGAACCTCGAGGCGATCAGCTTCCTGCAGGAGGTCAACGCCACGGCGTACCGCACCCACCCCGGCATCGTGATGATCGCGGAGGAGTCCACGAGCTTCCCCGGCGTCACGCGCCCCACGAGCGAGGGCGGCCTCGGCTTCGGCCTGAAGTGGAACATGGGCTGGATGCACGACACGCTCGACTACTCGGCCGTCGACCCCATGTACCGCGCCTACCACCACGGCCAGATCACCTTCTCGATGGTCTACGCGTACACGGAGAACTTCCTCCTCCCCATCAGCCACGACGAGGTCGTGCACGGGAAGGGCTCGCTCGTCGGCAAGATGCCGGGCGACCACTGGCAGAAGCTCGCCAACGTCCGCGCCTACCTGTCGTTCATGTGGTCGCACCCGGGCAAGCAGCTGCTGTTCATGGGTCAGGAGTTCGGGCAGCCGTCCGAGTGGAGCGAGGAGCGCGGACTCGACTGGTGGATCCTCGACCAGCCCGTGCACCGCGCCCTCTTCGACCTCGTGGGCGCCCTCAACCGCACTTACGTCGACACGCCCGCCCTCTGGGCCCTCGACAACGATCCGGCGGGCTTCGAGTGGATCGACGCCGGGGACGCGGCGCAGAACGTCCTCGCGTTCCTCCGCCGCGACCGCGAGGGCAACCAGGTCGCCGTCGTGCACAACTTCTCCGGCGCGCCCATCTCGGGCTACCGGCTGGGGCTGCCGCAGGCGGGCGTGTGGGAGGAGATCCTCAACACCGACGCCGAGCAGTTCGGCGGATCGGGCGTGGGCAACCTCGGCGCCGTGCACGCGGGCGACGAGGGCTGGCACGGGCGTCCCGCCTCCGCGGAGCTCACGCTCCCGCCGCTCGCCGGCCTCTGGCTGCGTCTGCGCCAGGACCCGGCCGACCTCACGCCCGTCGAGGCTCCCGCGCACGCGGCACCGGATGCGGACGAGTCGCGCGTCGACGGAACGCCGTTCGGCGACGCCACCGACGCGGCCGACGTGCCCGTCCTGCCGCAGTCCGCGGAGGCGCAGCCGCCCGTCGAGGGCCTGTCGGCGACGGACGACGCCCTGGCCTCGGACGACGGCACCCCGCGGGTGCCGACGGTCTGA
- a CDS encoding tetratricopeptide repeat protein produces MTNVPPSAASLRGAVDLSSLVNRAQAPAAAAGAPGAPAAGAPTGPAGATGAPQTVDVPGLVLAADDATFTQFLDISGIVPVIVELVSTGLASSRELSPVLERVVTEQAGRVLLVRIDVDQSPQLGQAFQAQTVPTVAALIGGRPVGLFAGVIPEDQVRDVIQQVLELAQQNGVTGTAVAPEGSAAPAAPVEEPLPPHHAEAYALIEQGDYAAAAAEYRTAIAQNPRDALAVAGLAQVSLLHRLDGTAADEIRGAAAAAPDDVDAQLLVADLDLSGGHVEDAFDRLLTLFPGLDAEGREAVRQRLLEHFEVVGLEDPRVAVARRRLTRLLY; encoded by the coding sequence ATGACGAACGTGCCCCCCTCCGCCGCGAGCCTCCGCGGCGCCGTCGACCTGTCCTCGCTCGTGAACCGCGCGCAGGCCCCGGCTGCAGCGGCCGGTGCTCCCGGTGCCCCGGCGGCCGGCGCCCCGACGGGTCCGGCGGGTGCGACCGGCGCCCCGCAGACCGTCGACGTCCCCGGTCTCGTGCTGGCCGCGGACGACGCGACCTTCACGCAGTTCCTGGACATCTCCGGCATCGTGCCGGTCATCGTGGAGCTGGTCTCGACCGGCCTCGCCTCGAGCCGCGAGCTGTCACCCGTGCTCGAGCGCGTCGTCACCGAGCAGGCCGGCCGCGTGCTCCTCGTGCGCATCGACGTCGACCAGAGCCCGCAGCTCGGCCAGGCGTTCCAGGCGCAGACGGTGCCCACGGTCGCGGCCCTCATCGGCGGACGGCCCGTCGGCCTCTTCGCCGGCGTGATCCCCGAGGACCAGGTGCGCGACGTCATCCAGCAGGTGCTGGAGCTCGCGCAGCAGAACGGCGTCACCGGCACGGCCGTCGCGCCCGAGGGATCCGCCGCCCCCGCCGCCCCGGTGGAGGAGCCGCTGCCGCCGCACCACGCCGAGGCCTACGCGTTAATCGAGCAGGGCGACTACGCCGCCGCCGCCGCGGAGTACCGCACCGCGATCGCGCAGAACCCGCGCGACGCCCTCGCGGTCGCGGGGCTCGCGCAGGTCAGCCTCCTGCACCGGCTCGACGGGACGGCTGCGGACGAGATCCGCGGCGCTGCTGCGGCCGCGCCGGACGACGTCGACGCGCAGCTCCTCGTCGCCGACCTCGACCTCTCCGGCGGGCACGTCGAGGACGCGTTCGACCGGCTCCTGACGCTCTTCCCGGGCCTCGACGCCGAGGGTCGCGAGGCCGTGCGCCAGCGCCTCCTCGAGCACTTCGAGGTCGTGGGGCTCGAGGACCCGCGGGTGGCCGTGGCACGACGCCGCCTCACGCGCCTGCTCTACTGA